The Oncorhynchus tshawytscha isolate Ot180627B linkage group LG05, Otsh_v2.0, whole genome shotgun sequence genome includes a window with the following:
- the LOC112251090 gene encoding FYN-binding protein 1 isoform X2 — protein MDQEEDFLDFKSLRAKFQDEEVLLLKQPGTKSALPEKPKVLPPPHSPTKCLPSLSSTSHTPSNSHSLPRGARPSLFSSLQGPGGIASRVIVKEEKKVKSKDKDEGKVKLLGKKKAEVKADKEKSDERINGGKDIVEVAVRSDLLDQKQKKEADLTMKNKKVSLLSPGGSKGGSVELVDMSPPPINTTKKKGFLGIGKSVKIGKKRKEGRVELLPFPILDIASPDLADPEPLMPLTTFGTPAAPGDIPIRTVIIPPFPAVHIVHLPPASIPAPVLDSPLPLELTHNPVFTLLPPTLKPAPAAEAITVITPPNPITVIPDPPIIDHIPETLSPKTPAETIPAPTLLVSVRPTPSPVTAPFSPIPAPSVTHILPAVPSPPTLSTSTPPPPVIATPSPPLTLPPSPPPPPTPPAAELESVVVDIAVIVETSASPLPSHPPSPPAGDPSVAPPSLQPERPVGVQERPLSALLALGRAEEMSPPKKRGSEIIFNALEKAKRTITSPLMTPIPSRPVTPTIEDLTPPPHSPSPTPVKSLPELPPIDYDDQAGAAAPTPLIPALVKGQASPMLEGIAEKGARDLLPDLFVVPPPPPRKRLPEASTRGSPPEKHPQLPSVDLTAYAVEIPVPSADSALNIPEFEDVGSDVLELEAPEFQPADLVELEVSKWGAQAEDSTNESCGNAYEDMPSAKQKVKGQPTKKKKGTVKSKTQAPYNPYAETQLPTEETPKTDLFLKKTASETPDEKQMKKKEKQRFEKERKEQKERERKEQKEREKKENEMKKFKITGQKEAIYQATVMVASKGHKNDLAVKNGDIVSIIRTTNCPKGKWLARDSTNTYGYISVSDVELDIKEMLEMGKRASRAISCKNITTMVEQGGGAVASMDSRTSNHYPLQEDTGSFTDDSEEWAHDDDDDDDEPLSSLIEEDPTERLHFLQQLLFSPYSTSSLFPYCLPLRPEEPEPEEPISPMDIGGPETVYLCKEEADMVVLPPPDLYADIIIISDA, from the exons ATGGACCAG GAAGAAGACTTTCTGGACTTCAAGTCCTTGAGGGCAAAGTTCCAGGATGAGGAAGTGTTGCTGCTGAAGCAGCCCGGGACCAAATCTGCTCTCCCTGAGAAACCTAAAGTCCTGCCTCCTCCTCACAGCCCTACAAAATGCCTTCCTTCCCTCAGCtccacatcacacacaccctccaacTCGCACTCCCTACCGCGCGGTGCTCgaccttccctcttctcctcccttcaggGGCCGGGTGGCATCGCATCCAGAGTCATCgtcaaggaggagaagaaggtgaAGAGCAAAGACAAGGATGAGGGGAAGGTGAAATTACTAGGTAAAAAGAAGGCAGAGGTGAAGGCTGATAAAGAGAAGTCAGATGAAAGGATTAATGGAGGGAAAGATATTGTAGAAGTAGCGGTGAGGTCAGATCTGCTGGACCAGAAACAGAAGAAAGAAGCAGACCTGACCATGAAGAACAAGAAGGTGTCCCTGCTGTCCCCTGGGGGGTCTAAGGGGGGTAGTGTTGAGCTGGTAGACATGTCACCACCGCCCATAAACACAACAAAGAAGAAGGGTTTTCTGGGCATCGGGAAGTCAGTGAAAATAGggaagaagaggaaagaggggagagttgAGCTTCTTCCTTTCCCCATACTGGACATAGCCAGCCCAGACCTGGCTGACCCTGAACCTCTCATGCCTCTAACCACCTTCGGAACCCCAGCCGCCCCCGGTGATATACCTATACGTACCGTCATTATCCCACCTTTCCCAGCAGTACACATTGTTCACTTACCCCCTGCTTCGATACCTGCCCCAGTACTAGATTCCCCCTTACCCCTGGAGCTGACTCATAACCCAGTATTTACCCTGTTACCCCCCACCCTGAAACCTGCACCAGCAGCTGAAGCCATTACAGTCATTACACCACCTAACCCCATCACAGTGATCCCTGACCCTCCTATCATTGATCACATCCCTGAAACCCTCAGTCCTAAAACCCCAGCTGAAACCATCCCAGCCCCCACCCTGCTAGTATCAGTCCGCCCTACCCCTTCCCCTGTTACTGCCCCATTCAGCCCAATACCAGCTCCCTCAGTCACCCATATACTCCCTGCtgtcccctccccacctacactctctacctccaccccacCTCCACCTGTTATCGCCACTCCATCCCCACCCCTGAccctacccccctctcctcctcctccccctacacCTCCAGCTGCTGAACTTGAGTCTGTAGTAGTGGATATTGCTGTTATAGTCGAGACCTCTGCCTCTCCACttccctctcaccccccctctcccccgGCTGGTGACCCCTCAGTCGCACCCCCATCCCTCCAGCCTGAGAGGCCCGTGGGGGTCCAGGAACGGCCACTCTCGGCCCTGTTGGCTCTAGGACGAGCAGAAGAGATGAGTCCACCAAAAAAAAGAGGATCAGAGATAATCTTCAATGCCCTGGAGAAAGCTAAGAGGACAATCACCAG CCCTCTTATGACCCCCATCCCCTCCAGACCTGTCACGCCCACCATAGAGGACCTAACCCCACCCCCCCACAGCCCTAGCCCCACCCCGGTGAAATCGCTACCTGAGCTCCCACCAATCGACTACGATGACCAGGCAGGGGCGGCGGCCCCTACACCCCTGATACCGGCCCTAGTCAAAG ggCAGGCGTCTCCTATGTTGGAGGGGATAGCAGAGAAGGGTGCAAGGGACCTCCTACCAGACCTGTTTGTGGTGCCCCCTCCTCCCCCGAGAAAGCGCCTCCCAGAGGCCTCCACCCGAGGATCCCCGCCAGAGAAACACCCCCAACTCCCCTCTGTGGACCTGACTGCCTATG ctGTGGAGATTCCTGTTCCTTCAGCTGATTCTGCCCTCAACATTCCTGAGTTTGAGGATGTTGGATCAGATGTTCTGGAATTGGAAGCCCCGGAGTTCCAGCCTGCAGACTTAGTGGAATTAGAGGTGTCTAAGTGGGG AGCCCAGGCAGAAGACAGCACCAATGAGAGCTGTGGCAATGCCTATGAGGACATGCCCTCAGCCAAGCAGAAGGTCAAGGGTCAACCCACCAAGAAAAAGAAAGGAACAGTGAAGAGTAAGACACAGGCACCTTACA ACCCATATGCTGAGACTCAGCTTCCG acagaagaAACACCCAAGACTGACTTGTTCTTGAAGAAGACTGCCTCGGAAACCCCAGATGAGAAACAaatgaaaaagaaagaaaaacaacgttttgagaaggagaggaaagagcagaaagagagagagaggaaagagcagaaagagagagagaagaaggaaaatGAGATGAAGAAGTTTAAG ataacAGGTCAGAAGGAGGCTATATACCAGGCTACAGTGATGGTAGCGTCTAAAGGACATAAGAACGACCTGGCTGTGAAGAACGGGGACATAGTCAGCATCATACGGACCACAAACTGCCCGAAAGGAAAATGGCTGGCCAGGGACAGCACTAATACAT atgGATACATCTCAGTGAGTGACGTGGAGCTGGACATTAAGGAGATGTTGGAAATGGGGAAGAGAGCTTCTCGGGCCATCAGCTGTAAAAATATTACCACTATGGTAGAACAGGGAGGAGGCGCGGTGGCCAGTATGGACAGCAGGACATCCAATCACTACCCACTTCAGGAAGATACAGGCAGCT TCACAGACGACAGTGAGGAGTGGgcacatgatgatgatgatgatgatgatgaacctctctcctccctcatcgaGGAAGACCCCACAGAGAG gctacattttcTTCAGCAGCTGCTCTTCTCTCCTTACTCGAccagctctctctttccctactgtctccctctaaGACCTGAAGAACCTGAACCTGAAGAACCGATCA GCCCTATGGACATAGGAGGACCAGAGACAGTGTACCT GTGTAAAGAGGAAGCAGATATGGTGGTTCTTCCTCCTCCTGACCTGTATGCAGACATCATCATCATTAGTGACGCTTAG
- the LOC112251090 gene encoding FYN-binding protein 1 isoform X1, with product MDQEEDFLDFKSLRAKFQDEEVLLLKQPGTKSALPEKPKVLPPPHSPTKCLPSLSSTSHTPSNSHSLPRGARPSLFSSLQGPGGIASRVIVKEEKKVKSKDKDEGKVKLLGKKKAEVKADKEKSDERINGGKDIVEVAVRSDLLDQKQKKEADLTMKNKKVSLLSPGGSKGGSVELVDMSPPPINTTKKKGFLGIGKSVKIGKKRKEGRVELLPFPILDIASPDLADPEPLMPLTTFGTPAAPGDIPIRTVIIPPFPAVHIVHLPPASIPAPVLDSPLPLELTHNPVFTLLPPTLKPAPAAEAITVITPPNPITVIPDPPIIDHIPETLSPKTPAETIPAPTLLVSVRPTPSPVTAPFSPIPAPSVTHILPAVPSPPTLSTSTPPPPVIATPSPPLTLPPSPPPPPTPPAAELESVVVDIAVIVETSASPLPSHPPSPPAGDPSVAPPSLQPERPVGVQERPLSALLALGRAEEMSPPKKRGSEIIFNALEKAKRTITSPLMTPIPSRPVTPTIEDLTPPPHSPSPTPVKSLPELPPIDYDDQAGAAAPTPLIPALVKGIDIRQASPMLEGIAEKGARDLLPDLFVVPPPPPRKRLPEASTRGSPPEKHPQLPSVDLTAYAVEIPVPSADSALNIPEFEDVGSDVLELEAPEFQPADLVELEVSKWGAQAEDSTNESCGNAYEDMPSAKQKVKGQPTKKKKGTVKSKTQAPYNPYAETQLPTEETPKTDLFLKKTASETPDEKQMKKKEKQRFEKERKEQKERERKEQKEREKKENEMKKFKITGQKEAIYQATVMVASKGHKNDLAVKNGDIVSIIRTTNCPKGKWLARDSTNTYGYISVSDVELDIKEMLEMGKRASRAISCKNITTMVEQGGGAVASMDSRTSNHYPLQEDTGSFTDDSEEWAHDDDDDDDEPLSSLIEEDPTERLHFLQQLLFSPYSTSSLFPYCLPLRPEEPEPEEPISPMDIGGPETVYLCKEEADMVVLPPPDLYADIIIISDA from the exons ATGGACCAG GAAGAAGACTTTCTGGACTTCAAGTCCTTGAGGGCAAAGTTCCAGGATGAGGAAGTGTTGCTGCTGAAGCAGCCCGGGACCAAATCTGCTCTCCCTGAGAAACCTAAAGTCCTGCCTCCTCCTCACAGCCCTACAAAATGCCTTCCTTCCCTCAGCtccacatcacacacaccctccaacTCGCACTCCCTACCGCGCGGTGCTCgaccttccctcttctcctcccttcaggGGCCGGGTGGCATCGCATCCAGAGTCATCgtcaaggaggagaagaaggtgaAGAGCAAAGACAAGGATGAGGGGAAGGTGAAATTACTAGGTAAAAAGAAGGCAGAGGTGAAGGCTGATAAAGAGAAGTCAGATGAAAGGATTAATGGAGGGAAAGATATTGTAGAAGTAGCGGTGAGGTCAGATCTGCTGGACCAGAAACAGAAGAAAGAAGCAGACCTGACCATGAAGAACAAGAAGGTGTCCCTGCTGTCCCCTGGGGGGTCTAAGGGGGGTAGTGTTGAGCTGGTAGACATGTCACCACCGCCCATAAACACAACAAAGAAGAAGGGTTTTCTGGGCATCGGGAAGTCAGTGAAAATAGggaagaagaggaaagaggggagagttgAGCTTCTTCCTTTCCCCATACTGGACATAGCCAGCCCAGACCTGGCTGACCCTGAACCTCTCATGCCTCTAACCACCTTCGGAACCCCAGCCGCCCCCGGTGATATACCTATACGTACCGTCATTATCCCACCTTTCCCAGCAGTACACATTGTTCACTTACCCCCTGCTTCGATACCTGCCCCAGTACTAGATTCCCCCTTACCCCTGGAGCTGACTCATAACCCAGTATTTACCCTGTTACCCCCCACCCTGAAACCTGCACCAGCAGCTGAAGCCATTACAGTCATTACACCACCTAACCCCATCACAGTGATCCCTGACCCTCCTATCATTGATCACATCCCTGAAACCCTCAGTCCTAAAACCCCAGCTGAAACCATCCCAGCCCCCACCCTGCTAGTATCAGTCCGCCCTACCCCTTCCCCTGTTACTGCCCCATTCAGCCCAATACCAGCTCCCTCAGTCACCCATATACTCCCTGCtgtcccctccccacctacactctctacctccaccccacCTCCACCTGTTATCGCCACTCCATCCCCACCCCTGAccctacccccctctcctcctcctccccctacacCTCCAGCTGCTGAACTTGAGTCTGTAGTAGTGGATATTGCTGTTATAGTCGAGACCTCTGCCTCTCCACttccctctcaccccccctctcccccgGCTGGTGACCCCTCAGTCGCACCCCCATCCCTCCAGCCTGAGAGGCCCGTGGGGGTCCAGGAACGGCCACTCTCGGCCCTGTTGGCTCTAGGACGAGCAGAAGAGATGAGTCCACCAAAAAAAAGAGGATCAGAGATAATCTTCAATGCCCTGGAGAAAGCTAAGAGGACAATCACCAG CCCTCTTATGACCCCCATCCCCTCCAGACCTGTCACGCCCACCATAGAGGACCTAACCCCACCCCCCCACAGCCCTAGCCCCACCCCGGTGAAATCGCTACCTGAGCTCCCACCAATCGACTACGATGACCAGGCAGGGGCGGCGGCCCCTACACCCCTGATACCGGCCCTAGTCAAAGGTATTGACATTA ggCAGGCGTCTCCTATGTTGGAGGGGATAGCAGAGAAGGGTGCAAGGGACCTCCTACCAGACCTGTTTGTGGTGCCCCCTCCTCCCCCGAGAAAGCGCCTCCCAGAGGCCTCCACCCGAGGATCCCCGCCAGAGAAACACCCCCAACTCCCCTCTGTGGACCTGACTGCCTATG ctGTGGAGATTCCTGTTCCTTCAGCTGATTCTGCCCTCAACATTCCTGAGTTTGAGGATGTTGGATCAGATGTTCTGGAATTGGAAGCCCCGGAGTTCCAGCCTGCAGACTTAGTGGAATTAGAGGTGTCTAAGTGGGG AGCCCAGGCAGAAGACAGCACCAATGAGAGCTGTGGCAATGCCTATGAGGACATGCCCTCAGCCAAGCAGAAGGTCAAGGGTCAACCCACCAAGAAAAAGAAAGGAACAGTGAAGAGTAAGACACAGGCACCTTACA ACCCATATGCTGAGACTCAGCTTCCG acagaagaAACACCCAAGACTGACTTGTTCTTGAAGAAGACTGCCTCGGAAACCCCAGATGAGAAACAaatgaaaaagaaagaaaaacaacgttttgagaaggagaggaaagagcagaaagagagagagaggaaagagcagaaagagagagagaagaaggaaaatGAGATGAAGAAGTTTAAG ataacAGGTCAGAAGGAGGCTATATACCAGGCTACAGTGATGGTAGCGTCTAAAGGACATAAGAACGACCTGGCTGTGAAGAACGGGGACATAGTCAGCATCATACGGACCACAAACTGCCCGAAAGGAAAATGGCTGGCCAGGGACAGCACTAATACAT atgGATACATCTCAGTGAGTGACGTGGAGCTGGACATTAAGGAGATGTTGGAAATGGGGAAGAGAGCTTCTCGGGCCATCAGCTGTAAAAATATTACCACTATGGTAGAACAGGGAGGAGGCGCGGTGGCCAGTATGGACAGCAGGACATCCAATCACTACCCACTTCAGGAAGATACAGGCAGCT TCACAGACGACAGTGAGGAGTGGgcacatgatgatgatgatgatgatgatgaacctctctcctccctcatcgaGGAAGACCCCACAGAGAG gctacattttcTTCAGCAGCTGCTCTTCTCTCCTTACTCGAccagctctctctttccctactgtctccctctaaGACCTGAAGAACCTGAACCTGAAGAACCGATCA GCCCTATGGACATAGGAGGACCAGAGACAGTGTACCT GTGTAAAGAGGAAGCAGATATGGTGGTTCTTCCTCCTCCTGACCTGTATGCAGACATCATCATCATTAGTGACGCTTAG
- the LOC112251090 gene encoding FYN-binding protein 1 isoform X4 — protein MDQEEDFLDFKSLRAKFQDEEVLLLKQPGTKSALPEKPKVLPPPHSPTKCLPSLSSTSHTPSNSHSLPRGARPSLFSSLQGPGGIASRVIVKEEKKVKSKDKDEGKVKLLGKKKAEVKADKEKSDERINGGKDIVEVAVRSDLLDQKQKKEADLTMKNKKVSLLSPGGSKGGSVELVDMSPPPINTTKKKGFLGIGKSVKIGKKRKEGRVELLPFPILDIASPDLADPEPLMPLTTFGTPAAPGDIPIRTVIIPPFPAVHIVHLPPASIPAPVLDSPLPLELTHNPVFTLLPPTLKPAPAAEAITVITPPNPITVIPDPPIIDHIPETLSPKTPAETIPAPTLLVSVRPTPSPVTAPFSPIPAPSVTHILPAVPSPPTLSTSTPPPPVIATPSPPLTLPPSPPPPPTPPAAELESVVVDIAVIVETSASPLPSHPPSPPAGDPSVAPPSLQPERPVGVQERPLSALLALGRAEEMSPPKKRGSEIIFNALEKAKRTITSPLMTPIPSRPVTPTIEDLTPPPHSPSPTPVKSLPELPPIDYDDQAGAAAPTPLIPALVKGIDIRQASPMLEGIAEKGARDLLPDLFVVPPPPPRKRLPEASTRGSPPEKHPQLPSVDLTAYAVEIPVPSADSALNIPEFEDVGSDVLELEAPEFQPADLVELEVSKWGAQAEDSTNESCGNAYEDMPSAKQKVKGQPTKKKKGTVKSKTQAPYNPYAETQLPTEETPKTDLFLKKTASETPDEKQMKKKEKQRFEKERKEQKERERKEQKEREKKENEMKKFKITGQKEAIYQATVMVASKGHKNDLAVKNGDIVSIIRTTNCPKGKWLARDSTNTYGYISVSDVELDIKEMLEMGKRASRAISCKNITTMVEQGGGAVASMDSRTSNHYPLQEDTGSFTDDSEEWAHDDDDDDDEPLSSLIEEDPTERPEEPEPEEPISPMDIGGPETVYLCKEEADMVVLPPPDLYADIIIISDA, from the exons ATGGACCAG GAAGAAGACTTTCTGGACTTCAAGTCCTTGAGGGCAAAGTTCCAGGATGAGGAAGTGTTGCTGCTGAAGCAGCCCGGGACCAAATCTGCTCTCCCTGAGAAACCTAAAGTCCTGCCTCCTCCTCACAGCCCTACAAAATGCCTTCCTTCCCTCAGCtccacatcacacacaccctccaacTCGCACTCCCTACCGCGCGGTGCTCgaccttccctcttctcctcccttcaggGGCCGGGTGGCATCGCATCCAGAGTCATCgtcaaggaggagaagaaggtgaAGAGCAAAGACAAGGATGAGGGGAAGGTGAAATTACTAGGTAAAAAGAAGGCAGAGGTGAAGGCTGATAAAGAGAAGTCAGATGAAAGGATTAATGGAGGGAAAGATATTGTAGAAGTAGCGGTGAGGTCAGATCTGCTGGACCAGAAACAGAAGAAAGAAGCAGACCTGACCATGAAGAACAAGAAGGTGTCCCTGCTGTCCCCTGGGGGGTCTAAGGGGGGTAGTGTTGAGCTGGTAGACATGTCACCACCGCCCATAAACACAACAAAGAAGAAGGGTTTTCTGGGCATCGGGAAGTCAGTGAAAATAGggaagaagaggaaagaggggagagttgAGCTTCTTCCTTTCCCCATACTGGACATAGCCAGCCCAGACCTGGCTGACCCTGAACCTCTCATGCCTCTAACCACCTTCGGAACCCCAGCCGCCCCCGGTGATATACCTATACGTACCGTCATTATCCCACCTTTCCCAGCAGTACACATTGTTCACTTACCCCCTGCTTCGATACCTGCCCCAGTACTAGATTCCCCCTTACCCCTGGAGCTGACTCATAACCCAGTATTTACCCTGTTACCCCCCACCCTGAAACCTGCACCAGCAGCTGAAGCCATTACAGTCATTACACCACCTAACCCCATCACAGTGATCCCTGACCCTCCTATCATTGATCACATCCCTGAAACCCTCAGTCCTAAAACCCCAGCTGAAACCATCCCAGCCCCCACCCTGCTAGTATCAGTCCGCCCTACCCCTTCCCCTGTTACTGCCCCATTCAGCCCAATACCAGCTCCCTCAGTCACCCATATACTCCCTGCtgtcccctccccacctacactctctacctccaccccacCTCCACCTGTTATCGCCACTCCATCCCCACCCCTGAccctacccccctctcctcctcctccccctacacCTCCAGCTGCTGAACTTGAGTCTGTAGTAGTGGATATTGCTGTTATAGTCGAGACCTCTGCCTCTCCACttccctctcaccccccctctcccccgGCTGGTGACCCCTCAGTCGCACCCCCATCCCTCCAGCCTGAGAGGCCCGTGGGGGTCCAGGAACGGCCACTCTCGGCCCTGTTGGCTCTAGGACGAGCAGAAGAGATGAGTCCACCAAAAAAAAGAGGATCAGAGATAATCTTCAATGCCCTGGAGAAAGCTAAGAGGACAATCACCAG CCCTCTTATGACCCCCATCCCCTCCAGACCTGTCACGCCCACCATAGAGGACCTAACCCCACCCCCCCACAGCCCTAGCCCCACCCCGGTGAAATCGCTACCTGAGCTCCCACCAATCGACTACGATGACCAGGCAGGGGCGGCGGCCCCTACACCCCTGATACCGGCCCTAGTCAAAGGTATTGACATTA ggCAGGCGTCTCCTATGTTGGAGGGGATAGCAGAGAAGGGTGCAAGGGACCTCCTACCAGACCTGTTTGTGGTGCCCCCTCCTCCCCCGAGAAAGCGCCTCCCAGAGGCCTCCACCCGAGGATCCCCGCCAGAGAAACACCCCCAACTCCCCTCTGTGGACCTGACTGCCTATG ctGTGGAGATTCCTGTTCCTTCAGCTGATTCTGCCCTCAACATTCCTGAGTTTGAGGATGTTGGATCAGATGTTCTGGAATTGGAAGCCCCGGAGTTCCAGCCTGCAGACTTAGTGGAATTAGAGGTGTCTAAGTGGGG AGCCCAGGCAGAAGACAGCACCAATGAGAGCTGTGGCAATGCCTATGAGGACATGCCCTCAGCCAAGCAGAAGGTCAAGGGTCAACCCACCAAGAAAAAGAAAGGAACAGTGAAGAGTAAGACACAGGCACCTTACA ACCCATATGCTGAGACTCAGCTTCCG acagaagaAACACCCAAGACTGACTTGTTCTTGAAGAAGACTGCCTCGGAAACCCCAGATGAGAAACAaatgaaaaagaaagaaaaacaacgttttgagaaggagaggaaagagcagaaagagagagagaggaaagagcagaaagagagagagaagaaggaaaatGAGATGAAGAAGTTTAAG ataacAGGTCAGAAGGAGGCTATATACCAGGCTACAGTGATGGTAGCGTCTAAAGGACATAAGAACGACCTGGCTGTGAAGAACGGGGACATAGTCAGCATCATACGGACCACAAACTGCCCGAAAGGAAAATGGCTGGCCAGGGACAGCACTAATACAT atgGATACATCTCAGTGAGTGACGTGGAGCTGGACATTAAGGAGATGTTGGAAATGGGGAAGAGAGCTTCTCGGGCCATCAGCTGTAAAAATATTACCACTATGGTAGAACAGGGAGGAGGCGCGGTGGCCAGTATGGACAGCAGGACATCCAATCACTACCCACTTCAGGAAGATACAGGCAGCT TCACAGACGACAGTGAGGAGTGGgcacatgatgatgatgatgatgatgatgaacctctctcctccctcatcgaGGAAGACCCCACAGAGAG ACCTGAAGAACCTGAACCTGAAGAACCGATCA GCCCTATGGACATAGGAGGACCAGAGACAGTGTACCT GTGTAAAGAGGAAGCAGATATGGTGGTTCTTCCTCCTCCTGACCTGTATGCAGACATCATCATCATTAGTGACGCTTAG